The following nucleotide sequence is from Psychroflexus torquis ATCC 700755.
GCTGCTTTTTTCAATTCATCTGTATTGATATTGTGTTCTTCTGTTAGCGCAATTTCAACCCAAGGAATTAATCTATATTCATTAGAAATCAGGTTTGGGTATTGATTAATACATTCTTGTACCGTTCCCTCGATTTTATAAAAGTTTCTAAAACGTGGAACTAAAACATCATTTATCGCTGAAATTTCATTGTTTTCAATCGTTAGTACAATGATTTTCTTGTCATATTTAATTTCACTAAAGCTGAGAATATTTGGCGAACCAGAATACCTCACTTTTTCAGTTCCTCCGATGATTTGTGGTCTGTGCAAATGTCCCAAAGCGATATAATCAAAATATGTTGGGAAATCTCCAGCACCAATATGACCTAAACTTCCAACATAAATATTTTGTTCGCTCTCGGATACCGAACCACCCGTTGCGAATAAATGCCCCATCGCGATAACAGGCGCATGACTTATGTTAATTAACTGACATTGCTCAGCAGATTGCTGATAATGATTAATTAATGCTTGTTTGTATTTATCCGTTAATTCTTCGAATGATTCTCCAGCGACCGCTTTTCTGATATCTCCATCACGCAAATAAGGAACCGCGCCAATAATTACTTTTTCACCATTAATATCAATTTCAAAAACTTCATCTTCTATATTTTCTGTTGCCCTACCCACAACTTTAATGGAAAGGGCATTCAGAATATGTTTTGGTGCGTTTAATGTACCAGGCGAATCGTGATTTCCTCCTGTAATGATAATCGATTGACAAGAAGTACTTTTCAACTTAATCAAGAAACTGTAATACATCTCCAAACTTTGATTTGAAGGTGCATTGGTATCAAATATATCCCCCGAAATAAGCAGAACATCGATTTTTTCCTTTTCAATATACTTATGAATCCATTTTAGAAAAAGGGTTTGCTCTTCAACTTGACTTTGTTCGTGCAGTCGGTGTCCTAAATGCCAGTCGGCTGTATGAAGTATTTTCATATAGTTTTGGTTTTTTGCTTGTGTAGAATGGATTGTAGTCGAGTAGACAAGGGGAATTTCACCCCAAGCCTCTCACAGAACCGTGCTTGAAAGTCTCCCCTCACACGGCTCTTCTAATTTAATTTACAAAAATAAGCTCTTCCTTTTGCAAGTTGGCAAATTGTAAATTAAAATTAGCTCATCCCTTTGCTCCAGTTCCATTACACTCCCGAAGTTTCGGGATCAACACTACTACGAATGAGTCCGCCTCTGCTTACAACTTTGGTATTCTATCTCTCGATTGTTTCGATTGAATATTTCCCTTCGACTTGTAGCGAATCCTAATGCGGTAGCCTTACACAAGTCTATCATCCATAAGCAGATTCCCAAGTTCCATAATTAAGCCCAAGTAAAGTTCTTGCCACCTGAATGACGCCAGCCTTACAGAAAATAAATAGGTTATCTCTGTAATTAATGTTATTGCTAACATTACTTTTCACTCCGTATCATACTCCGTAGCTTTTGACTGAAAATAGCAACTTCTCGACACCTCGTCAGTGGTTTACTGTAGTTTATCCTGAGCTTGACGAAGGGTTCAACTCCATTACTCACACCTTGCCAACCTCGTGGATTGGATTCTCCTAAACGCTCAGCACCCCCGAAGCTTCGGGGCTCTTTACAACAGCACCTTTAGGGGGTTTAGAGCCATCGCCTATACAACGACTCTGATGGACTTACCATCATCTTAATTACAGCATTCAACCATTTTATGTATTGCCATGGTTGATTCTTGGCACACTATGGATAGTGGCGTGTTTAAGCAACTAATCTAGCAAATAAAAACCGAATATAAAATCTGCAAGGATTTTCTTAAGTAGGCGAGAACTAGCCATTTATTATATATGGTATTGCCAACAGTATTTTTCTTTCAGTTGCGAAGTTTGTTATCTGAATAATTAGATTGTTGTTTTAAATCTTCATTTTTAAAAACGTAATAAACTGATAGTATAAGTGTTATTATTTAAGATGTGTTAAATATTATCAAAAAGTGTATGTCTGTATGTTATAAATGATTTACATATTATTTATTTGAATTAATTGAACTCGCCACGCTTCCTAATAGCGCACCCAGGCGGGTCTTTTTTAATATCAAGTGAAGAAAGAAGACTATCCAAAAAAAGTACTAACACTAGACAAACAAATTACTCAGCTAAAAGATAGAGGCTTAGTAATTGATGATGATGAAATAGCTAAAAATTATCTTAAGAATATAAGCTATTTTAGACTTCAAGGTTACTGGTGGGAATTTCAAATTGATAAGGAAAATCATAAGTTTGTCGAAGGAACAAATTTCAATGATGTAATCAATCTATATACTTTTGATAGAAAGCTTAGATTACTTTTATTTGATGTATTAGAGCGAATTGAAATTGCTTTAAGGACTAAGTTAGTTTATTACCCATCTTTAGAATTAGGTCATTGGTGGTTTGAAGATAAAAATAATTTCTTTGTTGAAGATTTTTTTAATGAATCGGTTAATGAAATTTCAAGCCATTTCTTATATTACTTCGTAAAAATTAATTATTCTTAATTTACATTGGTTTTTTTTAATAGTAAGTATATACCGTAACATATAACAAGAATTGAAAAAAATACTCCTCCCCATTTGATATATATAGCAAGTTCTTTATAGCCATCAGTTGGAAGCTTAATAAAAGTGAAAGCTGTTACTAATCCTATAATTATCAATAAAAATGATGCATTTTTCTTCATTATTCTTAATTTGTTAAAAAAGCAATTCTGAACTTTAACTTAGAATTGCTTTTTTTAATTAAATAATTATTAGCCTGGACAAGAACAATTATCCAAATGCTTTGCTGTTTGATACCCTAAACAAATTAAACCAGATAGAAGAGACCATGTCCAACTACTACAACCTCCAGCTACCAATTCTAACTCATCAATCGATAATTCCATATCATCAATGTCCATTTTTGGTGGTATAATAAGATTTACGAAATCATTCCTTCGAGTTCTTGTTCGGAAGCATTTTCATTACTTGGAATGTTCATTCTAAGTGCATTTTCTTTTGCTTTGTGCATATCCCATTGTTTTCTAGCTGCATTAATTACAACACCTATAACTAATCGAATAGCAACATATTCCATTGATTCAGGAATATATGGAATGTCAATATGTTTGTTCGCAAGTTTCGATAGCCTTTTTATTAACCGTTTTGCCTCATCATCATCTATTCCCTTATCCATACTTCTTACCAAATCGTAAAATTCATTAGGTAAGTTATCATAGAGAAACCTGTCAACTTTAATTACAATCTTAATCAATATCTTCTCTTCACCTGTCTCGTTTATTATTGGAACATTGATTTTTTCATTTAGTCTCTGCGCTAATTCTTTAACTTCTTTATCAGTCATTTTTGAACGCTTTTCTGCTGGTGCAAAATATTCATCCAATAAACCTTTAAATTGCTCTTCTGTTAATTCATTAATTGTTACCATAATTTATTTTGTTTAATTGTTTATAGATTATTGAGTCTAACTTTAAAATTGCCCTTATACTCAAAAGAGTATTTTTTTGTAATCCAAATTTCTTCATAATCAGTTAAGACAGATATTTCTAAATAGTATTTTCTTTTTGTAAAGAAAAATTAGAGTTTATAGGGAAAAAGTTTATTAATTGATAATTGGCTGAATTCCCAGTAAGAGTAATAATATGAGGTTGGTCAAAAAGGTGATCTGTTAACCCTTTAGTCTTCAAACTATCATTAATTGTTTCATAAGAAGTCTTCCATATTCCAGTCCAAAGAAAGTCTCTATTACATAATGTTTCACTCAACTGTATTTTATTAATAAAGGGACAAATATTTAATTTAATTTGCATTATACTTCCTGCTTGATTCGATTTATTGACAAAAGAAAAAGGAATAAGTAAATCCTTATCTGTACTTCCTTCCATAGATTTATATACCTCTATTTCTACACCGCAATTAAAATCAATATCAGGTCTTTGGGAATTAGAAAAATATAGGGATACACCAGATATTATGATTGCCAATATTGATATTGAAATACTTATTCTATCTTTCATTTCTAGTTATTTTAATGAATGCCAACATCCGTACAAACCCTATTCAACTCTATAGTATAGGACTTATGATTATTAAGACTTATTTCATATTGCTAACTAAATTAACACTTTTTTGTATAATATATAACATAATTTTATTTTTTTGTTATTCATCGCTCAAAATCGAGTGTAAATTTCTATGAATTTTGAGCTATTATGTCCTCGTCGAGATCTTGTGAAAAATAAAGGCAACATAGGTGAGAAAATAACCATTGGCAGATCGGATAAGGGCTTATGTCCTACCTATTGTAAAAACCACTATCATAAGCAGCTGAGATAGGCCACCAAAAAAGAGCAGTAGAAGTCAGTGGGGTTTTTAAAACTGAATTGTGCAATACCAATAGAACTCGTGAGTAATCCCAATTTGCCTTTCGACGACCCCCTATAATCCAATTGACGAGTATGATGGATAAATTACAGCTAAGTCTTAAGACCGTTGCAAGGTAAAATCTAATAAATAAAGTTTTTAAATCACCCTAATTGTTTGTATATAAGGGCATTAATTCTTATTTTTAATGTATGAAACTACAGAAACAGCCTACAATAGCAGACACAATTTGTGATTTGCGATCAAGAAAGATAAAAAGAACGTTTTTCAGCCAAATAAATACACTAATCGATTGGGATAACATCGAAAAGCTAATAGATACTGATTATTCTAGAGGTAAAAGTGCTGTAGGTAAACCTTCCTATAGCGGTCTACTGTTGTTTAAAATGTGTCTTTTGCAAAGTTGGTATGGATTGAGTGATTATGAAGTAGAAGATAGGTTGAACGACAGCATCTCTTTCAGTTATTTCTGCGGGATGAATATAGATGAAGTTGCGCCAGATCATAGCACCTTGAGTAGATTTAGAACCGCGTTAACAAAAACTAAAACTTTTGAGAAGTTATTCAGCATCATTAATGCACAATTGGAAGCTCACAACATCATTGTTAAAAAGGGGATCATAGTCGATGCTAGTGTCATCGATACCCCACTTCGACCAAAAGGAAAGACGAACCATAAGGTAACCGAAGATCGCAGCGAAGAAGAGATAAAGGCAAAAAAGCAGTATGCTGACAGTGTAGATACAGATGGAACATGGCTAAAGAAAAGAGGGAAGTATCATTTTGGATTTAAAAAACATCATGTGACTGATAACGAAGGTCTTGTCATAGGAGTCTTAACCACAACGGCAAGTAAAAATGAGATAGTCAATTTAGAAGACGTGCTAGAAACAGTGAATATAGATTTACCAAAAGACATCCCATTAAAAGCAGATAAAGGGTATCAGTCAAAGAAAAATGCAGGACTACTCAAAAAGCGAAATCTAAAAAATCATATTCTAAGAAAAGCTTACAAGAACAAACCTTTAACACGTTGGGAAAGGAAGTTCAATAAATTAATAGGCAAAACAAGATTCAAGGTAGAGCGTACATTTGGAGGAATAAAAAGATAGTTTAACGGAGGGTTAGCAAGATATCGAGGAATAGAAAAAATGCATACCCAAAATCTTATGGAAGCCATGTGTTACAATTTGTATAGAAGTCCAGGGATAATTGCGTCTAATTGTAAAATTTAGGAGAAAAACAATAAGAAAAATAACTGTAAAGGCTAGAAATAGAACTTAAAAAGAAGATTTTAGACAAAACACCAAAAATAATCAGCATAAAAAAGAGATTATAGCGAAATCGTTGGATTATGCAACGGTCTTGTCTTATGCATTGTAATACCGCCGTCTTATTGTTTAATCAGACACAACTAGTCTAAAACAGAGTCATACTTAACTGCACATCCCAATTGGCGCGAATTTCAATAGGCCTTTGCAATTGCTAGATCAAGTTCGGTTTACGATGCTACCTATCGATGTACTTTAATGATAAATTAATGACTTTTGACTTGTTTTTCGCCACAGTACTTTGTTGGCAACCGGCCTTATTATTTTCCTATTATTGCAGGTAATATATAATCTGTCATCATTTTGTCTGCATTCAGATGTGCATCTGGTGAGTTATAGGCAGAAGAAGTAATTACTACGACAAAAGGGATGTCTTTAAAAATAAAAATCTTGTTTCCTCCGCGACCACTACAATAGGATACTTCATATTCTTTATTGTTAATTTTAAAAATTTTATTCCAGAATAAGTAGCCATAAAATTCATCATTTGTAGAAATTTTCACTTTTCTATCCAGACTTTTTTCTACCCATTCTTTATTTAAAATTTGTATCCCATTCCAAAGTCCTTTGTTTTTATATAATTGACCATATTTTGCAAAATCAATAGCTCTTAGTTGTATTCCGCCAGCCGTATTACCTACCTTTTGTGGCGTGTATTGCCATTTGTAATTAATAATGTCAAGAGGGGCGAATAATTTTTTATCTGCATAAGAAACTAAGCCTTCAGGAACAGATTTGTGAATAACATCTCCTAAAACCACAATTCCAGCTGTAAAATAAGCAAAATCTTTTCCTATTGTTTTGTCTTTTTGCATAGGTAAATCAAGGGAAAATTTTACCCAGTTTTTGGTTGGGTACATATTTTCTTCATTCCCTGGACTACTGTAATCGCTATCATCACCAAGAAAACCAGAACTCATCGTTAAAAGAGATTTTAGCGTTACAGAATCTTTTTTCTTACTATAATTATCAAACGATTTTAAATTATAAAAATGGTTTAATAAAACAGTTTCATTTTTATAAATTTTTCTTCAATTGCAATTCCCATCATTGTAGAAGCGATTGATTTACCCACAGATCGCGGATTGTGTAAACTACTTCTATTTTCACCATTAAAATATTCTTCAATCAAGAGTTTATTTTCTTTTATAACGACAATCCCATTGATATTTTCAAATCTTTTTTCAGCTATTTTTCTATTTAAAGCTTCAATTCTTGATTTATCAAAACTACCGTTAGATATTTTCCAACCGCTATTTGGTTGTATTTGTTGAAGTGGAACTAAGCTTTCGTCAACAGGGATTCTTGCTACTTCTACAGCAATCTTTCCTTTGGCTAAAATAGGGCCAACTATTAATGAGTCTTCTTGTATGTAAGGTCTTACTTCAACACTTAAAGAATGGCTACCTTTTGTAAGAACATCTTGTCCTCCGCCTAATTTCATAAACTTGAGCCACATAAACCAACCCCAATAATCAATTTGTGCAGGATAAGCAAGAGGAACTACGTGTTTAAGTTGTTCTGTTTTAGTCGCTTTTAATCCTGCTCCTTTGTTTAAATTTTCTACATAAATTACTTCTCCATCTACTAAAAATGAAAATTGAAAATTTCCTTTATTTAATAATTGATCTTGTGTTAAGTTTGGAGCCAATAATTGAAGACTATATACTAAAGGTTTATCTAAAGTAAATTGAATACTTAGAAATTTGTCAGTGTTTAGAGTGAAACTATTTGAGTAGTTATTTGAAGTAATTTTTTTTGTCTTAAAGTCAACTTTTGAAAAATATAAATTTTCAATTCCTTCTGTATGTGCGTTTTTTAACTCTGAGTTATTGCCCTGCTTGCAGGATATTAATAAAAAAACAATAAGGACTAAAAAAAAATTTGACTTCATCTTTGAGTGTATAGTTTTATTATTTAACAAACATATACTTAATGAAACTGTCAAAAGCACCATATTATAATATGGGACTCATTTAAAGCTATACAGGATTGGTTTTTATTGACTTTTTATAATTTAGTGGGGTTATGCCCTTGATATTTTTAAAAGCTCTGTTAAAAGTTGTTTTTGAATTGAAGCCACATTCAAAAGAGATGCCCAATAGCGTTATGTGATCATAATTACCACTATGCAATCTGTCAATAATAGCATTAACACGGTATTCATTTACAAAATCCGAGAAATTTTTATCCAAACCATCGTTTATTACTTTGGACAAAATATTGGGATGTATGTTAAGATTATCTGCCAAAGATTTTAAGGTTAATTCTGAGTTCAGATAAAAAAGGTTAGTTAGCATTTGTCCTTTTAACCAAATTGCTTTTTTAATGATCTCTTCAGATGGGTTTTCTTTGTCAATACTATTTTTCTTATTAGTTTCAAGTAAAATTACTTCGGGCCTTAAAAAAGCTTCAGCACTAATCCAAATAGTTATCATAGAAAGTAACACATAAATTGGGTAATAATCACTTATGCTTAACTGAAAATCAAATATCACATAATCAATAATGGTATAAGGTGTCCATAAAAACCAAAGTATAGCAAATACAATAAGCAACCTATATAGCCATCTTAAATTATAGGCATCATTGTTACTATAGTTATTGTTTAACCAAGAATGATAGGATTTAATAGCTTTCAGCGCATATATACAGTAGATTACGATAGAAACAATTGCTAAAAACTGAACGATAGGCATTAATTTAAGATAGGCCTCCGTTTCAATACCAATGACATTATTTTCAAGTGCCTCTCGACTTATAATAAGATGTATTATAAGCTCAATTAATAAAGGCAAAAAATGAATGCTATCTTTCTTGGAAAGATTATAATTAAAGTTGGTTATTTTTCTGACATATAAATATAATAATGGTCCAAGAGCCAAGGAGTAATTTAGTGGTATTAAATAAAAATAGGGTAGATAATCAGTTATCTGAAAATCCAAACTCAATATCCAAATACTCCAAAAAACAATGATGAAAGTTACTAATCCAAGTAATACATTGGCTTTTCTATTTATCCGTTTTGTAAAAATAAGTAGCAATCCAAATGTAGCTCCTATAAATACAGATGCAATTATAATAAGATTAAAAAAATTTAAATTGAATTCACACATTGATTATATTCTTCTTGTAAAAAACTACCTATTTATAAATGGATATTGATTTTCGTTATAATACCAATTCACTTTGTTACGCAGGTATTCAATATATAAAATTACACTATTTTAAAAGCTGATCTTTGGTAATGTGCTTTGTAGAATTCTTCTGTTTTTAGTTTGTTCATTATCTTGGATTCAGCTTGTTTCTAACGGCAAGTAATCGAGTAGTAGGGCATTTCGAAGCACACACTTTCAATACTCCGTAATGTTCATATTTACTCGTTAAGCCCTATTATTTCTTATAAAATGTTATACACTTTTATTTTTTGCAATTTTCTTCAATCAATTGGCTTGCTCCACTATCTCCAAGTTCAAGTGCTAATTTTAAATTGTTGCATGCGCTTGAGTTTTCATTCAATTTCAACTCTGAAATAGCCAAAAACCTTCTCAGTTCACCTGCTTTTGGGTCAAGTTTGACACATTGTCCAAAGTCCGATTTTGCTTTCTCGAATTGATTTATTTCCATTTCGGTAAGTCCTCTATTCACCAATGAGCTAATGTATTCTGGATCTAGTTCGATAGCTTTTGAATAATCAGTGATTGCAGCTTCATAATTTTTCAATTTTTGATTTAAGAAAGCTCGGTTATTGTATGTCATTGCATCTTTAGGGTCTAACCTTATCGCATCGTCATAAGCTTTTATGGCTTTGTTAGAATGTCCTGATTGCGTATAAAAATATCCAATCTTTTTAAAGGCAAAGGAATTCTTAGGATCTATTTTTGTTATCTTTTTATAAGCATTTAGTGTTCCTTGAATGTCGTTTAACTGCTCTTTACAGTCGGCAATTCTTTGATAGCATAGTTCAGCTCGATCATTCTTGGTATCTTTTTCAATACCGATTTTGTAATAACGCTTTGCATCAATTAGATTTCCTTGTGTTTCTAATAAAGAAGCAAAACCAAAATATGAATCAGGAAGTTCTGGATTCAATAACCACGATTGATTAAACCTTTTCATTGCAGTTTTCAAGTCATTATTATAATAATATCTCCAAGCATGGTCAATTTGAATAGCCGCGGAGCTATCAATTGTACCGAACTGTTTTAAGCAATCTTGAATAAACTCTTCGTCTAATTCTCTGTACTCTTTAGTTTTTTTGACTTCCCCATATCTTGGTTGAGTATTGTCAATTTTATTGTTCTGTGAATGGCAAGAACTTAAGATTGACAAAGTTAATAGTGAAGTTACTAGTAATTTCATTTTTTATATTGTGCCTAACATCTGAATAAAACCCTTTCAACTCTTTAGTATAGGATATATATCTATTTAGAACGTTATTTTATTATCAACTAAACTAGCACTTTCATATATACTACCCAACAGACTTTTTATTGTTTTGTTATTCATCGCTAAAACTCAAGTATAACTCTTCGCCGCTTTAGAGCTATTATGA
It contains:
- the sbcD gene encoding exonuclease subunit SbcD, giving the protein MKILHTADWHLGHRLHEQSQVEEQTLFLKWIHKYIEKEKIDVLLISGDIFDTNAPSNQSLEMYYSFLIKLKSTSCQSIIITGGNHDSPGTLNAPKHILNALSIKVVGRATENIEDEVFEIDINGEKVIIGAVPYLRDGDIRKAVAGESFEELTDKYKQALINHYQQSAEQCQLINISHAPVIAMGHLFATGGSVSESEQNIYVGSLGHIGAGDFPTYFDYIALGHLHRPQIIGGTEKVRYSGSPNILSFSEIKYDKKIIVLTIENNEISAINDVLVPRFRNFYKIEGTVQECINQYPNLISNEYRLIPWVEIALTEEHNINTDELKKAAESYPFEILKTALKNQRRLRGIEELLEETKSIKELLPTEVFKLKCKEIGYDLEDNPAIEDAFNEILQSVKNQ
- a CDS encoding Abi family protein, which codes for MKKEDYPKKVLTLDKQITQLKDRGLVIDDDEIAKNYLKNISYFRLQGYWWEFQIDKENHKFVEGTNFNDVINLYTFDRKLRLLLFDVLERIEIALRTKLVYYPSLELGHWWFEDKNNFFVEDFFNESVNEISSHFLYYFVKINYS
- a CDS encoding IS5 family transposase, with amino-acid sequence MKLQKQPTIADTICDLRSRKIKRTFFSQINTLIDWDNIEKLIDTDYSRGKSAVGKPSYSGLLLFKMCLLQSWYGLSDYEVEDRLNDSISFSYFCGMNIDEVAPDHSTLSRFRTALTKTKTFEKLFSIINAQLEAHNIIVKKGIIVDASVIDTPLRPKGKTNHKVTEDRSEEEIKAKKQYADSVDTDGTWLKKRGKYHFGFKKHHVTDNEGLVIGVLTTTASKNEIVNLEDVLETVNIDLPKDIPLKADKGYQSKKNAGLLKKRNLKNHILRKAYKNKPLTRWERKFNKLIGKTRFKVERTFGGIKR
- a CDS encoding serine hydrolase domain-containing protein, which codes for MSSGFLGDDSDYSSPGNEENMYPTKNWVKFSLDLPMQKDKTIGKDFAYFTAGIVVLGDVIHKSVPEGLVSYADKKLFAPLDIINYKWQYTPQKVGNTAGGIQLRAIDFAKYGQLYKNKGLWNGIQILNKEWVEKSLDRKVKISTNDEFYGYLFWNKIFKINNKEYEVSYCSGRGGNKIFIFKDIPFVVVITSSAYNSPDAHLNADKMMTDYILPAIIGK
- a CDS encoding helix-turn-helix domain-containing protein — encoded protein: MCEFNLNFFNLIIIASVFIGATFGLLLIFTKRINRKANVLLGLVTFIIVFWSIWILSLDFQITDYLPYFYLIPLNYSLALGPLLYLYVRKITNFNYNLSKKDSIHFLPLLIELIIHLIISREALENNVIGIETEAYLKLMPIVQFLAIVSIVIYCIYALKAIKSYHSWLNNNYSNNDAYNLRWLYRLLIVFAILWFLWTPYTIIDYVIFDFQLSISDYYPIYVLLSMITIWISAEAFLRPEVILLETNKKNSIDKENPSEEIIKKAIWLKGQMLTNLFYLNSELTLKSLADNLNIHPNILSKVINDGLDKNFSDFVNEYRVNAIIDRLHSGNYDHITLLGISFECGFNSKTTFNRAFKNIKGITPLNYKKSIKTNPV
- a CDS encoding tetratricopeptide repeat protein — encoded protein: MKLLVTSLLTLSILSSCHSQNNKIDNTQPRYGEVKKTKEYRELDEEFIQDCLKQFGTIDSSAAIQIDHAWRYYYNNDLKTAMKRFNQSWLLNPELPDSYFGFASLLETQGNLIDAKRYYKIGIEKDTKNDRAELCYQRIADCKEQLNDIQGTLNAYKKITKIDPKNSFAFKKIGYFYTQSGHSNKAIKAYDDAIRLDPKDAMTYNNRAFLNQKLKNYEAAITDYSKAIELDPEYISSLVNRGLTEMEINQFEKAKSDFGQCVKLDPKAGELRRFLAISELKLNENSSACNNLKLALELGDSGASQLIEENCKK